In a genomic window of Brettanomyces nanus chromosome 1, complete sequence:
- a CDS encoding uncharacterized protein (BUSCO:EOG093445C5) — translation MNEPREINERAKLVKSVEPEESVESVEPAEPEGFKFKREKPQIPEGMSKHQWKKMIKRKRWEENKGKMRVNRRKRKRDRNAERKRKIDELKEKGEDYSDLMPAKKPKKLMPEEQVSTGCRIIVDCGFDEMMLEREVVSLSNQITRSYSENKRSPYRVELLITSFNKRLKERYDKSIRDYDKWDETEVKFIEDDLDVVLKDEDLSKVVYLSADTEEKLEELKSGETYIVGGIVDKGRHKNLCKDKAEKLGIKTRRLPIDESIKISGRKVLATSHVVELLIKWFKYKDWKTAFEDVLPPRKLREEKNNEKVVKKKEAIEETLEDSD, via the coding sequence ATGAATGAACCGAGGGAGATCAATGAACGGGCGAAGTTGGTGAAGTCGGTGGAACCTGAGGAATCAGTGGAGTCGGTGGAGCCAGCTGAGCCCGAAGGATTCAAATTCAAGCGTGAAAAGCCTCAGATCCCTGAAGGAATGAGTAAGCATcagtggaagaagatgataaaacGAAAAAGATGGGAAGAAAATAAGGGAAAGATGAGAGTGAACCggaggaaaaggaagagagaCCGTAatgcagaaagaaagagaaaaatagaCGAACTTAAGGAGAAGGGAGAAGATTATAGCGATTTGATGCCTGCCAAAAAGCCCAAGAAGCTGATGCCAGAAGAGCAGGTCAGTACAGGGTGCAGAATTATCGTTGATTGTGGATTTGACGAGATGATGTTAGAAAGGGAAGTTGTTTCGTTGAGCAATCAGATTACGCGATCTTATTCGGAAAATAAAAGGAGTCCTTACAGAGTAGAGCTTCTCATCACTTCGTTCAATAAGCGactcaaagaaagatacgATAAGTCTATAAGAGATTATGACAAATGGGACGAAACCGAAGTCAAGtttattgaagatgacttGGATGTGGTATTGAAAGATGAGGATCTTTCTAAGGTAGTGTACCTTTCGGCCGAtacagaagagaagttAGAGGAGTTAAAAAGTGGTGAGACCTACATTGTAGGAGGAATTGTTGATAAGGGAAGACACAAAAATCTCTGCAAAGATAAAGCCGAAAAGCTTGGAATTAAAACCCGAAGACTTCCTATTGATGAATCTATCAAAATCAGTGGAAGAAAGGTTCTTGCTACGTCGCATGTTGTGGAGTTGTTAATTAAGTGGTTCAAATATAAGGATTGGAAGACTGCATTTGAAGACGTTCTGCCTCCAAGAAAGCTgagagaggaaaaaaaCAATGAGAAAgtagtaaagaagaaagaagccattgaagagACTCTCGAAGACTCCGATTAA
- the NOP1 gene encoding Small subunit processome complex component (BUSCO:EOG09343F9M): MGYVPRGGRGGSSSGGFRGGSGGFRGGSGGFRGGRGGFRGGRGGGRGGFRGGRGGFRGGHDGFRGGRDGGRGGRGGRGGARGGARVVIEPHRHKGVYIARGKEDLLVTKNLVPGESVYGEKRVSVEEPSTDPSTPPTKVEYRVWNPFRSKLAAGIMGGLDDIFMGPGKKVLYLGAASGTTVSHVSDLVGPEGIVYAVEFAHRPGRELVSLAKKRPNIIPIIEDARHPQKYRMLVSMVDCVFADVAQPDQARIIALNSHLFLKDGAGVVISIKANCIDSTVDAETVFAREVQKMREERIKPLEQLTLEPYERDHCIVVGRYMRSGL, encoded by the coding sequence atgggTTATGTTCCAAGAGGCGGCAGAGGTGGCAGTAGCAGTGGAGGTTTCAGAGGTGGTAGTGGAGGTTTCAGAGGTGGCAGTGGAGGTTTTAGAGGAGGACGAGGTGGATTTAGAGGAGGCAGAGGTGGAGGACGTGGTGGATtcagaggaggaagaggtggaTTCAGAGGTGGCCATGATGGATTCAGAGGCGGCCGTGATGGTGGACGTGGCGGACGTGGAGGTCGTGGAGGAGCAAGAGGAGGTGCCAGAGTTGTCATAGAACCACACAGACATAAGGGAGTTTACATTGCCAGAGGCAAGGAGGATCTTTTAGTCACTAAGAATTTGGTCCCAGGAGAGTCAGTGTatggagagaagagagtttCGGTTGAAGAACCATCTACAGACCCAAGTACTCCTCCTACTAAGGTTGAATACAGAGTTTGGAATCCTTTCAGATCTAAGTTGGCCGCCGGTATCATGGGTGGTTTGGACGATATATTCATGGGACCTGGCAAGAAGGTCCTTTATTTGGGTGCCGCTTCCGGTACCACTGTTTCGCACGTTTCCGACCTTGTTGGACCAGAAGGTATTGTTTACGCTGTTGAATTCGCACACAGACCCGGTAGAGAGTTGGTTTCCTTGGCCAAGAAAAGACCAAATATCATTCCTATAATCGAAGATGCCAGACACCCACAGAAATACAGAATGTTGGTGAGTATGGTGGACTGTGTCTTTGCTGATGTTGCTCAGCCTGACCAGGCCAGAATTATTGCTTTGAACTCCCATTTATTCTTAAAAGATGGAGCTGGAGTGGTTATTTCTATCAAAGCCAACTGTATTGATTCCACGGTGGATGCAGAGACTGTGTTTGCCAGAGAGGTGCAAAAGATGAGAGAGGAGAGAATCAAGCCTTTGGAACAGTTGACGTTGGAACCCTACGAGAGGGATCATTGTATTGTTGTTGGAAGGTACATGAGGAGTGGTCTATGA
- a CDS encoding uncharacterized protein (EggNog:ENOG41): MEAVTDTEFDDDIQIVGAVGDAHRRVDSQDPHDPHDPHDPHDPHDPQVVPDTTRIVSFDETQGLPIMIVSDQSDSDDNDVVIQGERQIPQTDEDIQITGERHRRPHLRLNRRRGRAGYFLSLPQEQRYVPLADGQELRQGGVRAPLHATSRPPYTRTRQRQHGQRNWPRNRTRLTDFLQFREFIGNLFSPTIMYDPMEVGEYNNEFGGEELDGIPVSLMEEISRREQLEEDGRINQRSKVSDSMKGVKEKDAKIPETERSMFTTGILPNNQTICVLCGVNLVEGIPENNQILNDEEKIKDLVLVQKIRSPWQCCRKLTSIDTALSKKVFFGKCGHVYCGRCVNNITRATKEPRAVKEKRQRRRRKMKLDKISVTNLDFDDPDLSAPNRCVANGCGRLLRGRYFFRELYV, from the coding sequence ATGGAGGCTGTTACAGATACGGAATTTGACGACGATATACAGATTGTTGGGGCAGTGGGGGATGCACACCGTAGAGTGGACTCGCAGGACCCACATGACCCACATGACCCACATGATCCACATGATCCACATGACCCACAAGTTGTTCCCGATACCACTAGAATAGTATCCTTTGATGAAACACAGGGGTTACCCATTATGATTGTGTCAGACCAATCTGATAGTGACGATAATGATGTTGTGATACAGGGCGAAAGACAAATACCACAAACCGACGAAGACATACAGATCACAGGGGAGCGCCATCGAAGACCGCATCTTCGACTTAATAGACGACGGGGAAGGGCTGGATATTTTCTCAGCTTGCCGCAAGAGCAGAGATATGTGCCTCTAGCCGACGGACAGGAGCTGCGACAGGGAGGCGTCAGGGCACCGTTACACGCTACATCAAGACCTCCTTATACTCGTACCAGACAGCGTCAGCACGGCCAGAGGAACTGGCCGCGTAACAGAACCCGTCTCACCGattttctccaatttcGAGAATTCATAGGTAACCTATTCAGCCCAACCATCATGTATGACCCTATGGAGGTGGGCGAATATAATAATGAATTTGGAGGAGAGGAGTTGGATGGGATACCTGTGTCACTGATGGAAGAAATCTCACGGAGAGAACAACTGGAAGAGGATGGACGAATAAATCAACGTAGTAAAGTATCGGACAGCATGAAAGGagtgaaggagaaggatGCGAAGATACCAGAGACAGAGAGATCTATGTTCACAACAGGTATACTTCCGAATAACCAGACCATTTGCGTTCTCTGTGGTGTCAATTTGGTAGAGGGTATACCAGAGAACAACCAGATACttaatgatgaagagaagatcaaggaTCTTGTATTGGTGCAAAAGATACGGTCGCCGTGGCAGTGTTGCAGGAAATTGACATCTATAGATACAGCGCTTTCAAAAAAGGTCTTCTTTGGCAAGTGTGGCCATGTTTATTGTGGAAGATGCGTGAACAATATCACTAGAGCTACAAAGGAGCCTCGTGCAGTGAAGGAAAAAcgacagagaagaaggaggaagatgaaactGGATAAAATATCGGTGACTAACCTTGACTTTGACGATCCAGATCTCTCTGCACCAAACAGATGCGTTGCAAATGGTTGTGGGAGATTACTCAGAGGCAGGTATTTCTTTAGAGAATTGTACGTCTAA
- a CDS encoding uncharacterized protein (EggNog:ENOG41), with product MSTIITGACNSVFTKLQDLQCVRHCNKPGEEQYFEEPVLQTIQMFIGEMLCWVPIIASKMTSRAKKIVPTNELRPLIGEHGVSGAQKIKIRGFRTSFWLAIPSTCDLLGTTLMNAGLLYTPLSIYQMTRGSLILFVGFFSVFLLKRTINRIEWSSLFLVFFGVFLVGLSGWLDNSTKITTSTTKDTGNILLGMVLIISGIVFSALQFVAEEHILSKIQVAPLELVGWEGLYGWLVSFSVAFIGFLLVGTTSQGDRGQWDIVYAFKVVVTNNVILLSSILIMISISSFNFFGISLTEKMNATARSTIDTSRTLLVWLVSLCIGWESFKWLQLFAFGLMVFGTLVFNGALIVDDWKYLPSCLTTDKPTKDLIIQDDVEANINRY from the exons ATGA GCACCATCATTACGGGTGCCTGCAATTCGGTCTTCACTAAGCTTCAGGACTTACAATGTGTGAGACATTGCAACAAGCCAGGCGAAGAACAatactttgaagaaccGGTATTACAGACTATTCAGATGTTTATTGGTGAAATGCTTTGCTGGGTACCTATAATTGCCTCTAAAATGACTTCAagagcaaaaaaaattgttcCTACCAATGAACTGCGCCCATTGATTGGCGAGCATGGAGTGAGTGGAGCTCAAAAGATCAAAATAAGAGGCTTCAGAACGTCGTTTTGGCTCGCAATTCCTTCTACTTGCGACCTCTTAGGAACAACCCTCATGAATGCAGGTTTGCTCTATACTCCCTTGTCTATTTATCAGATGACTCGAGGCTCACTTATTCTATTTGTGGGATTCTTTTCTGTGTTTCTCTTGAAACGAACCATCAACCGTATAGAATGGTCTAGTTTGTTTCTTGTCTTTTTTGGTGTATTCCTTGTTGGATTGAGTGGCTGGCTTGATAATTCAACCAAAATTACTACTTCTACCACCAAAGACACTGGTAATATTCTTCTGGGCATGGTCTTGATTATCAGCGGTATCGTCTTCTCTGCCCTACAATTCGTGGCAGAGGAACATATTCTTTCTAAGATTCAAGTTGCTCCATTAGAATTGGTCGGATGGGAAGGACTCTACGGTTGGTTAGTCAGCTTTTCGGTGGCTTTCATAGGTTTTTTACTAGTTGGAACTACATCTCAGGGCGATAGAGGCCAATGGGATATTGTTTATGCATTTAAGGTGGTGGTCACTAACAACGTCATTCTATTAAGTTCGATACTTATTATGATTTCCATATCTTCATTTAACTTCTTTGGTATCTCACTTACCGAGAAAATGAATGCTACTGCTCGTTCCACCATTGATACTTCTCGAACCTTGTTGGTCTGGCTAGTATCACTCTGTATTGGCTGGGAATCCTTTAAATGGCTCCAACTATTTGCTTTTGGCCTAATGGTTTTCGGTACTCTTGTTTTCAATGGTGCATTAATTGTGGATGACTGGAAATACTTACCATCTTGTCTTACGACAGATAAGCCCACCAAAGACTTAATCATTCAAGATGATGTCGAAGCCAATATCAATAGATATTGA
- a CDS encoding uncharacterized protein (EggNog:ENOG41): protein MDTEREHLFRFPLIKLPNSRTVRTIVECAAGAFYALGFWLIMDASIYSKTVNGSVVHVTFVDWIPFLCSTLGMLVVNSIDKTQLFNSDAFGQGMQWQARLVLFVGFSLLAVGVAGSFLVLILKFLIKGYDTMPTLGMGIENVGSNMCVMLSCTLLWIIQNLEEDQTLSL, encoded by the coding sequence ATGGATACAGAGAGAGAACACTTATTTCGATTTCCCCTCATCAAACTTCCTAACTCCAGAACGGTGCGCACCATCGTGGAGTGTGCCGCAGGGGCGTTTTATGCTCTTGGATTCTGGCTCATTATGGACGCTTCTATTTACAGCAAAACAGTCAACGGATCGGTGGTCCACGTGACCTTTGTGGACTGGattccatttctttgctCGACTTTGGGAATGTTGGTTGTTAACTCCATCGACAAGACTCAGTTATTCAATTCAGACGCATTTGGGCAGGGAATGCAATGGCAAGCCAGACTTGTCTTATTCGTGGGGTTTTCTCTATTGGCTGTTGGAGTTGCAGGCTCATTTTTGGTGTTGAttttgaaattcttgatTAAAGGTTACGATACAATGCCTACTTTAGGTATGGGCATAGAGAATGTAGGTTCGAACATGTGCGTTATGTTGAGTTGTACTTTATTATGGATTATACAAAATCTTGAGGAGGATCAGACTTTGTCGTTGTAA